In Populus alba chromosome 1, ASM523922v2, whole genome shotgun sequence, a single window of DNA contains:
- the LOC118036302 gene encoding probable disease resistance protein At1g61300, translating into MDQERPQKKRVKHTDPFWDHVEKTNDGGPFKCKFCKSTFAASTSISRFKYHLSGESGKGVGICERVPVDVKAAAYQAMHKKQNAIPPIDHTVPNVEAQRTEQEGRDHPDMAMEDWTESTRSEELIVINEAGGSRGSQGQGGYLSDMLDTENLTQSRTVEEIALIKVYEEQGADVADGGEENLTDNFTRGVSIVTAESRVSEGLDAHKAKGEALLTTKLVGQASESNKETIWSWLMKDDVLRVGIYGMGGVGKTSLATQIHNQLLQRPSSFNYVFWVTVSQNFTISKLQYRIAKAINLDLSNEEDKKKRAAKLSKALVAKGKSVLILDDLWNHFLLEMVGIPVEVNACKLILTTRSFEVCRRMGCQKSIKVELVTKEEAWTLFVEKLGHYATLSPEVVQIAKSVAAECARLPLGIIAMAGSMREVDDLHEWRNALTELKRSEVRAEDMEPEVFHILRFSYTRLNDSALQQCLLYCAFFPEDYAIDRESLIGYLTDEGIIQPMKSRQAEYDRGQAMLNKLENACLLESFFSNENFRVFKMHDLIRDMALQKLREKSPIMVEVGEKLKELPDESEWKEEVVRVSLMENHFKEIPCGCSPMCPKLSTLFLNSNIKLEMISDSFFKHLQGLKVLVLSATAIRELPSSFSDLVNLTALYLSMCHDLRYIPSLAKLRELRKLDLRYSTALQELPQGMEMLSNLRYLNLHGNSLKEMPAGILPKLSQLQFLIVNRAFGIIKTVRVEEVACLKRLETLRYEFCGLVDFKKYLKSPEVRQPLTTYIFTIGQLGVDREMDSLLYMTPEEVFYKKVLLHDCHIGEKGRFLELPEDVSALSIGRCHDARSLCDVSPFKHAISLKSFGMWECDGIECLASMSESSTDIFKSLESLYLKTLKNFCVLITREGAAPPSWQSNGTFSHLKKVTIGECPSMKNLFSLDLLPNLTNLEVIEVDDCDQMEEIISIEDEEEGVMVEDSSSSSHSAVTNLPNWKALKLSNLPELKSIFHGEVICGSLQEILVVNCPNLKRISLSHRNCANGETPLRKIQAYPKEWWESVEWGNSNSKNALEPLCVFRESSF; encoded by the exons GAGCGCCCACAAAAGAAGAGGGTTAAACATACCGATCCATTCTGGGATCATGTTGAGAAGACAAATGATGGTGGTCCTTTCAAGTGCAAATTTTGCAAATCTACATTTGCTGCGTCTACTTCAATCTCAAGGTTCAAATATCATTTGTCAGGAGAAAGTGGGAAAGGAGTTGGTATTTGTGAAAGAGTACCCGTTGATGTTAAAGCAGCAGCGTACCAAGCAatgcacaaaaaacaaaatgccaTCCCACCAATTGATCATACAGTTCCAAATGTAGAAGCTCAAAGAACAGAGCAAGAAGGGAGGGATCACCCAGATATGGCAATGGAAGATTGGACAGAGAGTACGAGATCGGAAGAGTTGATTGTTATAAACGAAGCTGGTGGATCGAGAGGTTCTCAAGGGCAAGGAGGATATCTTTCAGACATGCTAGATACAGAAAATTTGACACAGAGCAGAACCGTGGAAGAGATTGCACTTATTAAAGTTTATGAAGAGCAAGGGGCAGATGTTGCAGATGGTGGAGAGGAGAATTTGACAGACAACTTCACCAGAGGCGTGTCCATAGTTACTGCCGAAAGTAGAGTTTCTGAAGGGCTTGATGCACATAAAGCTAAAGGAGAAGCATTGCTGACAACAAAACTGGTAGGTCAGGCTTCTGAAAGCAATAAGGAGACGATCTGGTCTTGGTTAATGAAGGACGACGTCTTACGTGTTGGCATTTATGGGATGGGCGGTGTCGGTAAAACATCATTAGCGACGCAAATCCATAATCAGCTGCTACAAAGACCAAGTTCCTTCAATTATGTGTTTTGGGTTACTGTATCACAAAATTTCACCATCAGTAAATTGCAGTATCGTATTGCCAAAGCTATTAATTTAGACCTTTCAAATGAAGAGGATAAGAAGAAAAGAGCTGCAAAGTTGTCCAAAGCATTAGTTGCCAAGGGAAAATCTGTTCTCATTCTAGATGATTTATGGAATCATTTTCTGCTAGAAATGGTGGGCATACCTGTTGAAGTTAACGCGTGCAAGTTGATTCTCACAACTCGATCGTTCGAAGTTTGTCGGCGGATGGGTTGCCAAAAGAGCATCAAAGTAGAGCTTGTTACTAAAGAAGAAGCTTGGACTTTGTTCGTGGAGAAACTTGGGCATTATGCTACACTTTCTCCAGAAGTCGTACAGATAGCAAAATCTGTTGCAGCAGAATGCGCTCGTCTACCACTTGGGATTATAGCAATGGCAGGAAGCATGAGGGAAGTGGATGACTTGCATGAATGGAGGAATGCATTGACAGAATTGAAACGATCAGAAGTTAGGGCAGAAGACATGGAGCCTGAGGTATTCCATATTTTGAGATTTAGTTATACGCGCTTGAATGACTCAGCATTGCAACAGTGTCTCTTATACTGTGCATTTTTTCCGGAGGATTACGCTATAGATAGAGAGAGCTTGATAGGTTATTTGACTGATGAGGGAATAATTCAACCAATGAAGAGCAGGCAGGCAGAATATGATAGAGGTCAGGCTATGCTTAACAAACTTGAAAATGCTTGCTTATTGGAAAGTTTTTTCAGCAACGAAAATTTCAGAGTTttcaagatgcatgacttgattcGAGATATGGCTCTTCAGAAACTGAGGGAGAAATCACCAATCATGGTTGAAGTTGGGGAGAAACTAAAAGAATTACCAGATGAGAGCGAGTGGAAAGAGGAAGTCGTGAGAGTTTCTTTAATGGAAAATCACTTCAAGGAAATTCCCTGTGGCTGTTCACCAATGTGTCCCAAGCTTTCAACGTTGTTTTTAAACTCAAATATCAAGCTAGAAATGATTTCGGATTCCTTTTTCAAACATTTGCAAGGGCTCAAGGTTCTTGTTCTATCAGCCACGGCTATCCGGGAATTGCCAAGTTCCTTCTCCGATTTGGTGAATCTCACTGCTTTATATCTCAGTATGTGTCACGATCTAAGATATATACCATCATTAGCAAAGCTTAGGGAGTTGAGGAAATTGGATCTCCGCTATAGTACTGCACTTCAAGAACTGCCTCAAGGGATGGAAATGCTGTCCAATCTCAG GTATCTTAATCTTCATGGAAATAGTCTAAAGGAGATGCCTGCTGGTATACTACCTAAGCTCTCACAGCTACAATTCCTTATTGTGAACCGGGCGTTCGGCATTATCAAGACAGTACGAGTAGAGGAAGTAGCATGCTTGAAGAGGTTGGAAACTTTGAGATACGAATTCTGTGGTCTTGTCGACTTCAAGAAGTACCTCAAATCTCCAGAAGTGAGGCAACCTCTGACCACATACATCTTCACAATAGGACAACTAGGTGTGGATCGAGAAATGGATTCTTTACTTTATATGACACCGGAGGAagtcttttataaaaaagttttgcttCATGATTGCCATATCGGTGAAAAAGGAAGGTTTCTTGAGCTCCCAGAAGATGTTTCAGCTTTGTCAATTGGAAGATGTCACGACGCAAGAAGCTTATGCGATGTTTCTCCATTTAAACATGCAATTTCACTGAAGTCCTTCGGGATGTGGGAATGTGATGGAATAGAGTGCTTGGCTTCGATGTCAGAATCCTCCACGGATATATTTAAAAGCCTGGAATCGCTATACCTTAAAACTTTGAAGAACTTTTGTGTCCTCATTACAAGAGAAGGAGCTGCTCCACCATCATGGCAATCCAATGGTACCTTCTCTCATCTTAAAAAAGTGACAATAGGTGAATGTCCAAGTATGAAAAATCTGTTCTCCCTTGACTTGTTGCCGAATCTCACAAACTTGGAAGTGATTGAAGTTGATGACTGTGAccaaatggaggagataatatcAATAGAGGATGAAGAAGAAGGCGTGATGGTTGAagatagcagcagcagcagccactCCGCTGTTACCAATCTCCCAAATTGGAAGGCTTTGAAATTAAGCAACTTACCGGAGCTAAAAAGCATTTTCCACGGGGAAGTGATTTGTGGTTCTCTACAAGAAATTCTTGTGGTTAACTGCCCAAATCTAAAGAGGATATCACTCTCTCATCGCAACTGTGCTAATGGCGAAACACCACTTCGAAAAATCCAGGCATATCCAAAAGAATGGTGGGAGTCAGTGGAGTGGGGCAATTCCAACAGTAAGAATGCCCTTGAACCCCTGTGTGTGTTTCGGGAGTCTTCATTTTAG